Genomic DNA from Nocardioides aquaticus:
GAGTGGGTCGCCGGTCGCAACTCCGTGGTCGAGGCGCTGCGCGAGGGCGTGCCGGTCAACACCGTCTACGTCGCCGACGGTGCCGAGCGGGACGGGCGCCTGCGCGAGGCGTTCGCGCTGGCCGCCGAGCAGGGCGTCGCCATCCTGCAGACGACCAAGGGCGAGCTCGACCGGCTCACCAACGGCGCCGTGCACCAGGGCCTCGCCGCGCGGATCCCGGCCTACGTCTACGCCCACCCCGACGACCTGCTCGACCGCGCCGCCCAGGCCGGCGAGCCGCCGCTGATCGTCGCGCTGGACTCCGTCACCGACCCCCGCAACCTCGGGGCGGTCGTGCGCAGCGCGGCCGGCTTCGGCGCGCACGGGGTCGTCGTGCCCGAGCGCCGCGCCGCGGGGATGACCGCCTCGGCGTGGAAGACCAGCGCCGGCGCCGCCGCCCGGATCCCGGTCGCGCAGACCGTCAACCTGGTGCGCCAGATCAAGGCCTACCAGCAGGCCGGGCTGATGGTGATCGGCCTGGCCGCGGAGGGCGAGGTCTCGCTGCCCGACCTCGACCTGGCCGACGGCCCGCTGCTGGTCGTCGTCGGTTCCGAGGGCGACGGGCTGTCGCGCTTGGTGGCCGAGACCTGTGACCAGCTGGTCTCGATCCCGATGGCCAACCGGCTGGAGTCGCTCAACGCCGGCGTCGCGGCCTCGGTCGCGCTCTACGAGATCGCCCGCCGCCGCGCCTGACCCGCCGAGATGACGCTCGCGGACAGCCGAGATGACGCTCGCGGCGCGTCGAGGTGACGGTTGCGGCGCTCAGAAGTAGTCGAGGACGGCGGGTGCCCGCCGACGTAGCAGCCGGTCCAGCACGGCGTCGGTGCGCGCGTCCCCACCGACCAGGTGGCCCCCGGCGCGCAGGTCGACCGCCGGCAGCGTGCCGGCGTACGCCAGGGCGAGCCCCTGCGGCGTCAGGGTCGGCAACCGGTCGTCGTCGCTGATCCGTGCGGCGGCCGACCAGCCCGGACGCGCCTCGACCGTCCAGGACCCGTCGAGCACCCCGAGCGGGTCCCCGACCACCCGTACCGACAGCTCGACGTCGTCGTCGGGTCCGGCGGTGAGCCGGCCGAGGGCGGAGGGGTGGACCCGCGCCATGTACGGGCGGCGCTCGACCGCCGTCCAGGTCGAGGTCGGCAGCACGAGCCGGGCGGGGTGGTCCCCCGAGGTGCGCAGCCGGACCGTGGGAGCGACGCTGGCGAAGCTGCCGAGGACCCGCCACAGCGCGCGGGCGGCGTCGGGCGTCAGCGTGACGAGGTCGTCGACGTCGACCCGGGACCCCGGGCCGTAACCGGGGCCGCGCGTCCAGGCGGCGTACCCCACCACGCCACCGTCGTCCTCGGCCAGGCTCACCCCGCTGACCTGGGAGAACCGCGCGTCAGTGTCGGTGGGGAAGCAGGGCGAGGTGCGGGTCAGGGGGCCGTTGCGGGTGACGGCCCACCGGGCGTACGCCGCGTCGACCGCAGGGAGGTCGGTCGCCGTCGCGCGGCGCACCGTCGTGCGGTCCGGCGCCCGGACCGAGGCGAGGGCCGCCGTGGGCAGGTCGACGTGGTCGAGCGAGCCGACGACCTCGTAGCCCAGGCTGCGGTAGATGCCCGGCGCGGTCGGGAACAGGGTCGAGACGGTCTGAGCGTGCTCGGCCAGCGCCTCGGCCAGCACCCCGCGCAGGAGGCCCCGTCCGCGGTGCTCCGCGGCGACGGCGACCCCGGCGATCCCGCAGGTCTCGAGCTGGTGGCCGTGCCAGTAGGACACGTCGTGCCGGGCGGTGGCCTTGGCGACCAGGTGACCGTCATCGAACGTGCCCCAGGTGGTCGTGCCGGGAGCCGGGAAGGCGCCGGCCGCCCGGTCGCCGGCGGGGCGCGGGTTCCCGAACGCCTCGTGGCCGAGCCCCTTCGAGGCGGTCACGTCGTCGGCGGTCAGCGGGCGGGTCTCGAGCACGGCCCGACGCTAGCCGAGGTGACGCTCGCGGACAGCCGAGATGACGCTCGCGGCGCCCCGAGGTGACGATCCCGGACACCTCAGCCCCGTCGCGGGTGCCGACCCGCGCCCTCGCCGCGGGCGTAGCGCCGGCACGAACCGCGGCCGTGGTCGGCGTAGGCGTCCCGCAGCTCGCCCACCCACCTGCTGAGCCCCGGCTCGACGAACCCGCCACCGCGGACGACGACGAACACCCACCCGTCCCGGACCATCGCCGCCCGGCGTTCCTCGTCGTCCGCCTGCTTCTGGTCGTCGCCGTGGACGTCGGCGCCGTCGTACTCCAGCGCGATCCGTCGGCGGCGATCGGCGAGGTCGAGGCGCACCCACCCGCGCCCCTCGACCCAGGTCTCGACCTGGGGCTCGAGGTCGGTGAACCCGTGGTCGTGCGCGGTGAGGCGGAGCCAGGACTCGCGGGGGGACTCGGCGCGGGGGTCGATGCGCGCGACGAGCTCGCGGTACTGCGTGACGCCGCGCCGCCCGGCGAAGCGGGCGACCATCGGTCGGTGCGCCTCGGCGTCGACCTGGTGCAGGCGGGCGAAGGCGTCGAGCGCCGCCATCGCGTCGCCGCGGCCCCACCGGCAGGCGAGGTCGGCGGCGGTGCGCAGCGGCGTGGTGACCGCGACCCCGTGCACCCGGGTGACCTCGTCCGGGGCGACCGTGCGCCGGCACCCGTCGGCATCGCCGCGGCGGGTGGCCCGTCGGCCGGCGACCGAGGCCACGTCGAGCACGTCGGGACCCCGACCCGGTCGGCCGGGACCGACGTCGACCCCGTGCAGCCAGGCCGCGGAGTAGTCGCACACGACCTGCCCCGGACCCAGCACGAGCGCGGCCGCCTGGGCGCGCAGCAGCAGGGAGCCCGCCACCTCGGCGCGCACCCCGACCCCGCGCAGCACGCGGCGGACCGCTCCGCGCGCCACGAGACGGCGTACGGAGCGGGGGTCGCGACCCAGGGCCGGGTCGGTGAGCAGGAACGGTGTCCAGGGCAGGTTCTCCATGTCCCTGGTATGCCCGATCGGGGCCCGCGGGAGCACTCCCGTGCGGGCGACCGGTGGAGGACCCTGTCCAGAACCGTCATGTGGACGCGCCGCGACCGTCATCTCGGCCGTCCGCGAGCGTCATCTCGGCTACGGGTCGTCGGCGGTGATGACCTCGTCGGGCCGCTCGGGCAGCTGGGTGTCGATGAAGTCGCGTGCGGTCTCGAAGAGGTCGACCTCGCGGCCGGCCTGCTCGGAGAGGTACCACCGGTGCTCGAGCACCTGGTGGAACAGCTCGGCCGGCTGCAGCTTGCCCCGCCGGTCGGCCGGCACCATCGCCATCAGCGGCTCGTAGACCTCGGCGAGCCACCGGTTCGCGACCAGGCTGCGGTCCTCGCGGCCCAGGTCGTGGAAGGCGGTGTACGCCGCGATGTCGTTGAGCATCCGCCGGGCCTGGGCGTCCTCGACGTCGAGTCCGGTGAGCCCACGCAGCTCGCGGCAGTGGTGCCCGAGCTCGACGACCTGGGGCTGGATGCGGACGGTGTCGCCGTCGAAGTCGGTGATGATGTCGAGCTCCTCGACGTCGAAGCCGAGCTCGTTGAGCCGCTCGATGCGCCGCTCGATGCGCCAGATCTCCTCGAGCGAGAACTCCTCGGCGCCGGTCAGCTGGTCCCACAGCGCGGCGTAGCGCTCCTGCAGCATCGCGACGACGTCGTGCGGGCGCAGGTCGGTGTCGACGGCGCCGCTGGCCTGCAGGTCGAGCAGCTCGGCGAACACGTTCTCAGTGGCCACGGTGACGTCGTGCTCGCGCATCCCGCGCGACAGCTGCGTGCGCAGCTCACCGGTCTCGGCGTCGACGAGGTACGCCGCGAACCCGCCGGCGTTGCGCCGGAACAGCACGTTCGACAGCGACACGTCACCCCAGTAGAAGTCGGCGAGGTGCAGCCGCACCAGCAGCACCACGAGCGCGTCGACGAGCGAGGGCAGGTTGTCGGCGCGCAGCCCGTGCGCGAACAGGCTGCGGTAGGGCATCGAGAAGGACAGGTGCTGGGTCACCAGCGCAGCGGGGAGCTCCTCGCCGGCGGCGTCGGTGCGCCCGGTGACCACGCCCTGCGGCATCACCGCGGGCAGCCCGATCCGCTGCAGGTCGCGCAGCAGGCGGTACTCCCGGAAGGCGATCTCCTCGACCGTCTCCTTGACCGCGTACGTCTCCCCGCGCAGCCGCACGATCCGCACCACGTGGCGCGACAGCCCGCGCGGGAGCGGCACGACGAAGTCGTCGGTCCACTCATCCAGCGGCGTCCCCCAGGGCAGCGAGATCACCGCGGGGTCCGGCCGGTGGGCCACGATGTGCAGCGCCATGGGCGAAGCCTAGGCCCACCGGGACGGCGTACGGGGCCGGCGAGGCGCCGGAGTCGTCACCTCGAGGCGCCGCGAGGGTCATCTCGGCTGTCCGCGAGCGTCATCTCGGCTAGCCCAGGACGGTGCAGCTGCTCGCGTCGTTGACCTCGCGCACCCGGCTGAAGGCCGAGAGGTCGATCTTGAGACCGGTGTGCTCGCCCACGTAGGTCACCGGGCTCGCGTCGTGGTCGTGGCCGTTCTCCACGGCGTCGACGATCGCGGCCAGGAAGCGCCCGGCGATCGGGGCGTTCTTGAACTGGTTCCCGCTGGTGCCCATGGCCACGTAGAAGCCGGGGGCGTCGGTGCGGTCGTAGATCGGGGTCCAGTCGTCGGCGACGTCGTAGACGCCGACCACGCCGGAGGGCCGGTTCGGCATCGTCAGGTCGGGCAGCCGGCGCGCGGCCCGGGTCACCTGCGCCTCGTACCGCTCCAGCGACACGTGCTGGTCGACCGCGTCGATCCCGGCGGCGCCGCCCTCGACCCACTCCATCGGGTCGCAGTCCGGCTCGCTGCCGCCGACGACCCACGCCCCGCTGGGGCCGGGGCGCATGTACGTCCCGAGGTCCAGGTCGAAGACGCCCGGCGCCGGGTCCTCGCGCCCGTCCCAGGCGGCCGGCCGGGCGACCTGGTGCACCTCCTGGCGCAGCGGGCGCACGCCGACGGTGAACTCCGCGCCGACCCCGGCCAGGGTGTTGAACGCCCCCGACCACGGCCCGGCGGCGTTGACCACGACCGGCGACTCGACCCGTCGGCCGTCGGCCAGCACCAGCACCCAGACCTCGCCGACGCGCTCGCAGGAGACGACCTCGGCGCGGTACGCCGTCCGCGCGCCGTGCAGCCGGGCGGCGTACGCGAGGTTGTCCGCGGCCAGCCGCGGGTCGTCCATGTAACCGGCGTCGGGGGTGTAGATCGCGCCGAGCCGCTGGTCGGTCTCCTCCCAGAACGCGTCGTCGGTGACCGGCTTGTTGGGCCAGTACGCCCCGACGTCGAGGTGCGGGAAGCGCGCCGCGAGGGCGTCGGCGTCGAGGTACTCGAACGGCACGCCCGCGGCCCGCAGCAGCTCCTGGCTGTGGTCGCTCGGCACCGCCGGCACGTCGAGGTGCAGCATCCCGGTGCGGTGGAACGCCGTCAGCGCGGGCGGGTCGGCCAGCGGCTCGAAGCCCGGCAGGCCGAGGTGCTCGGCCCACGCCTCCCACATGAACTTGGCCTCCCACGACGTGGCGGTGGTGTCGAAGGTGGAGTACAGGAACCGGATCACCGCGCTGGAGGCCGACGTCGACCCGTGGCCGGGCCCGGCCGCCTTGTCGAGCACGAGCACCGAGCGACCGGCGCGGGCCAGCTCGAGCGCGACGGCGGAGCCGATCACGCCGGAGCCGACGACGACGGCGTCCGCGGTCAGGGAGGAGGTCTGGTCCATCGGGTGTCTCCGTCGTCTCGGCTGGTCGCGCAGGTGGGGGTCAGGCGTCGACGACGATGTCGCCGTCGGGGGTGGAGCAGCAGGGCAGGAACTTGCCGGCGGCGACCTCGCGCGGGCGGATCCCGCCCTGGTGGCTCATCTCGACCTTGCCGGCGAGCAGGCCGGACTTGCAGGTCCCGCACAGCCCGCCGCCGCAGGAGCTCGGCAGGGACACCCCGGCCTGCTGGGCCGCGGCGAGCACGGTGGTCCCGGGCGCGCAGACGACCTCGCGACCGGAGCGGCCGAAGGTGACGGTCGCGGTCCCCGGC
This window encodes:
- the rlmB gene encoding 23S rRNA (guanosine(2251)-2'-O)-methyltransferase RlmB produces the protein MAGNSQRKGAIRKSSKSPTAGSGGRVKRGLEGKGPTPKAKDRPYHKSYRSGAAAAGGSGGTGGSGGSGGQGRGPGTRGGQRRRNSDAEWVAGRNSVVEALREGVPVNTVYVADGAERDGRLREAFALAAEQGVAILQTTKGELDRLTNGAVHQGLAARIPAYVYAHPDDLLDRAAQAGEPPLIVALDSVTDPRNLGAVVRSAAGFGAHGVVVPERRAAGMTASAWKTSAGAAARIPVAQTVNLVRQIKAYQQAGLMVIGLAAEGEVSLPDLDLADGPLLVVVGSEGDGLSRLVAETCDQLVSIPMANRLESLNAGVAASVALYEIARRRA
- a CDS encoding DUF4032 domain-containing protein: MALHIVAHRPDPAVISLPWGTPLDEWTDDFVVPLPRGLSRHVVRIVRLRGETYAVKETVEEIAFREYRLLRDLQRIGLPAVMPQGVVTGRTDAAGEELPAALVTQHLSFSMPYRSLFAHGLRADNLPSLVDALVVLLVRLHLADFYWGDVSLSNVLFRRNAGGFAAYLVDAETGELRTQLSRGMREHDVTVATENVFAELLDLQASGAVDTDLRPHDVVAMLQERYAALWDQLTGAEEFSLEEIWRIERRIERLNELGFDVEELDIITDFDGDTVRIQPQVVELGHHCRELRGLTGLDVEDAQARRMLNDIAAYTAFHDLGREDRSLVANRWLAEVYEPLMAMVPADRRGKLQPAELFHQVLEHRWYLSEQAGREVDLFETARDFIDTQLPERPDEVITADDP
- a CDS encoding GNAT family N-acetyltransferase; this encodes MLETRPLTADDVTASKGLGHEAFGNPRPAGDRAAGAFPAPGTTTWGTFDDGHLVAKATARHDVSYWHGHQLETCGIAGVAVAAEHRGRGLLRGVLAEALAEHAQTVSTLFPTAPGIYRSLGYEVVGSLDHVDLPTAALASVRAPDRTTVRRATATDLPAVDAAYARWAVTRNGPLTRTSPCFPTDTDARFSQVSGVSLAEDDGGVVGYAAWTRGPGYGPGSRVDVDDLVTLTPDAARALWRVLGSFASVAPTVRLRTSGDHPARLVLPTSTWTAVERRPYMARVHPSALGRLTAGPDDDVELSVRVVGDPLGVLDGSWTVEARPGWSAAARISDDDRLPTLTPQGLALAYAGTLPAVDLRAGGHLVGGDARTDAVLDRLLRRRAPAVLDYF
- a CDS encoding NAD(P)/FAD-dependent oxidoreductase, which codes for MDQTSSLTADAVVVGSGVIGSAVALELARAGRSVLVLDKAAGPGHGSTSASSAVIRFLYSTFDTTATSWEAKFMWEAWAEHLGLPGFEPLADPPALTAFHRTGMLHLDVPAVPSDHSQELLRAAGVPFEYLDADALAARFPHLDVGAYWPNKPVTDDAFWEETDQRLGAIYTPDAGYMDDPRLAADNLAYAARLHGARTAYRAEVVSCERVGEVWVLVLADGRRVESPVVVNAAGPWSGAFNTLAGVGAEFTVGVRPLRQEVHQVARPAAWDGREDPAPGVFDLDLGTYMRPGPSGAWVVGGSEPDCDPMEWVEGGAAGIDAVDQHVSLERYEAQVTRAARRLPDLTMPNRPSGVVGVYDVADDWTPIYDRTDAPGFYVAMGTSGNQFKNAPIAGRFLAAIVDAVENGHDHDASPVTYVGEHTGLKIDLSAFSRVREVNDASSCTVLG